The Parvivirga hydrogeniphila nucleotide sequence CGGGAAGGTGATCGACCCGCTCGTCGACCGCCTGCTTCTCGCCTCTGGCGTCATCGGGCTGTACGTCATCGGCGTGCTGCCGCTGTGGATCCCCGCGCTGCTCGTCGCGCGGGACGTGTACCTGCTGTACGGCTCGTGGGTGCTCGAGCACAAAGGCGTCCGGCTGCCGGTGGTCTACATCGGCAAGGTCACCACGGCCGTGCTCCTCGCAGGGTTCTCGTCTCTCATCGCGAACTGGCCGCTCGTGCCGTCCATCGCGGCGAGCGGGCCTTCGTGGCTGCCGGGGACGTCGGGCGCGGAGGTTCCGTTGGGCATCTACTTCGTGTACGTCGGCATCGTGCTTTCGCTCATCACCGCTGGCGTGTACACGAGCCGAGCGCGTGCCGCGGCGCACGCGCTCGCGAGACATGCATGATTTCGCACCACCCATGACGCTGCGCGAGGAGGGAGCATCGAGGTGAAGGCAGTCATCATGGCAGGCGGAGAAGGGACGCGGCTGCGTCCGCTCACCAGCATGAGGCCCAAACCCATGGTCCCCGTGTTCAATCAGCCGGTCATGGAGCACATCCTCGGACTCGTGAAGCACCACGGCATCACCGACGTCGTCGCGACGCTCGCGTTCATGCCCCGCGTCATCGAGGACTACTTCGGTGACGGCGACGAGTGGGGGATGAGCATCAGCTACGCGATCGAGGAGAGCCCGCTTGGCACCGCCGGCTCGGTCAAGAACGCGGAAGAAGCGCTTCGCGACGAGCCGTTCCTCGTCATCTCGGGCGACGCGCTCACCGACATCGACCTTTCGCAAGCGATCGAGTTCCACCGCTCGCACGACGGCCCGGTGACGATCGTGCTCAAGCGCGTGCCGGATCCGCTCGAGTACGGCGTGGTCATCACCGACGACGATGGACGCATCCAGCGCTTCTTGGAGAAACCGACGTGGGGCCAGGTCTTCTCCGACACCATCAACACCGGCATCTACGTCCTCGACCCGATGGTGTTCGACCACATCCCGGGCGACCGGCCGTACGACTTCTCCGCCGAGCTCTTCCCGAAGCTCATGGAGGCCGGGCATCCGCTGTACGGCTTCGTGGCGGACGGCTACTGGTGCGACATCGGGAGCCTCGAGTCGTACGTCCAGGCGCACCGCGACGTGCTCGATGGGCTCGCGCACATCTACATACCGGGGGTCCGCAGCGCGACCGACGTCTACTACGGAGCGGGCTCGGACGTCGACGACGACGTCGAGCTCGGCTCGAAGGTCGTCATCGGCGCGAACGCGCGCATCCGCAAGGGCGCGCGCATCGGCGGCTACACCGTGATCGGCGATAACTGCCTCGTCGGGAGCGACGTGAACCTGACGCATTCGATCGTGTGGTCCGATTCTTTCATCGGCGCCGGCGCTGACGTCGAGGGCGCGGTGCTCTGCCGCAAGGTGGACGTGCGGGCCCGGACGCGCATCTACCCGGGCGTCGCTGTCGGCGATGAGACGGTGGTCGGACACG carries:
- a CDS encoding CDP-alcohol phosphatidyltransferase family protein, whose translation is MVGPDPNDARGRHEAEATERHDAEGHGVYSVANLVTLLRLLIVPFFFAVLVSGSERSRLAAFGLYALAASTDWVDGQIARRTHTVTELGKVIDPLVDRLLLASGVIGLYVIGVLPLWIPALLVARDVYLLYGSWVLEHKGVRLPVVYIGKVTTAVLLAGFSSLIANWPLVPSIAASGPSWLPGTSGAEVPLGIYFVYVGIVLSLITAGVYTSRARAAAHALARHA